The proteins below are encoded in one region of Drosophila santomea strain STO CAGO 1482 chromosome 3R, Prin_Dsan_1.1, whole genome shotgun sequence:
- the LOC120454076 gene encoding prolyl 4-hydroxylase subunit alpha-2 → MLLAKCVLLLALQVLSCRAEFFSSTSGLEKLFETEVLLLAELQNYVHEISQHAEALQSEIDAIRVEHLNAADGIDDYLNNPVNAFRLIKRLHSDWETFEGSVTADSSRSNYLDAMARLKENLSFPSQDDFVGSAIALTRLQQTYQLDVAELASGILNGVKYGTAMSWQDCFVLGQHLYALRDYNHTVPWLQQSMQLLGEQSYGSESASLDFMEAVVEYHREMGAHESALSLVNHVLAIEPHQRSHLLEARQQLEELITDGDKNGLLHLTARRPGDYHQSREFRMYEQVCRGELAPLPSKQRDLRCRLRKSRLGYAPFKLEELHLDPLVVQLHQVIGAKDSESLQRTARPRIKRSTVYSLGGNGGSTAAAFRTSQGASFNYSRSAATKLLSHHVGDFSGLSMEYAEDLQVANYGIGGHYEPHWDSFPENHVYQEGDLHGNRIATGIYYLSDVEAGGGTAFPFLPLLVTPERGSLLFWYNLHPSGDQDFRTKHAACPVLQGSKWIANVWIRERNQDKVRPCDLERNQEISLHYRDFD, encoded by the exons atgcttttggccaagtgcgTCCTTCTCCTGGCCCTGCAGGTGCTATCCTGCCGCGCGGAGTTCTTCAGCTCCACTTCGGGTCTGGAGAAGCTGTTCGAAACGGAGGTGCTCCTCCTGGCGGAGCTGCAAAACTATGTGCATGAGATCAGCCAGCACGCTGAGGCGCTTCAGAG TGAGATCGATGCCATCCGCGTGGAGCATCTGAATGCCGCCGATGGAATCGATGACTACCTCAACAATCCGGTGAACGCGTTCCGGCTCATAAAACGCCTTCACAGCGACTGGGAAACCTTCGAGGGCAGTGTTACGGCGGACTCGAGTCGCTCAA ACTATCTCGATGCCATGGCCAGACTCAAGGAGAACCTGAGCTTTCCTTCGCAGGACGACTTCGTGGGATCGGCGATAGCTCTTACTCGACTTCAGCAGACCTATCAACTGGATGTGGCTGAGCTGGCCAGTGGAATCCTGAATGGCGTTAAGTATGG CACGGCCATGTCCTGGCAGGATTGCTTTGTGCTCGGCCAGCACCTGTACGCCCTGCGAGACTACAACCACACGGTGCCATGGCTGCAGCAGTCGATGCAGTTGCTCGGGGAGCAGTCCTATGGCTCGGAGTCCGCCTCGCTGGACTTCATGGAGGCAGTGGTGGAATATCATCGGGAGATGGGCGCCCACGAAAGTGCCCTGAGTCTGGTGAACCATGTGCTTGCCATAGAACCGCATCAAAGGAGTCACCTCCTGGAGGCACGCCAGCAACTGGAGGAGCTAATCACGGATGGGGACAAGAACGGGCTGCTTCACTTGACCGCACGCAGACCGGGAGACTACCATCAGTCCCGGGAGTTTCGCATGTACGAGCAGGTGTGCCGCGGCGAGTTGGCTCCACTTCCCTCCAAGCAGCGAGATCTCAGGTGTCGCCTTAGGAAGAGTCGCTTGGGCTACGCTCCATTTAAGTTGGAGGAGCTGCACCTGGATCCGCTGGTGGTGCAGCTGCATCAGGTGATTGGCGCCAAGGACTCGGAGTCCCTGCAGAGAACAGCTAGGCCTAGAATAAAGCGGTCCACAGTGTACTCCTTGGGCGGAAATGGAGGTTCCACGGCCGCCGCCTTTCGCACCAGTCAAGGTGCCTCCTTCAATTACTCCAGGAGCGCAGCCACCAAACTACTGAGCCATCATGTGGGCGACTTCTCCGGCTTGAGCATGGAGTATGCCGAGGATCTGCAGGTGGCAAACTACGGCATTGGTGGACACTATGAGCCGCACTGGGACAGCTTTCCCGAGAACCATGTTTACCAGGAGGGTGATCTTCATGGCAACCGAATTGCAACGGGCATTTACTAC CTATCTGATGTAGAAGCAGGTGGTGGAACCGCTTTTCCCTTTCTGCCACTGCTGGTGACCCCAGAAAGAGGAAGCCTTCTCTTTTGGTACAATCTGCACCCCTCTGGCGACCAGGACTTTCGGACCAAACACGCCGCTTGTCCTGTGCTTCAGGGCAGCAAATGGA TTGCCAATGTGTGGATTCGAGAACGCAATCAGGATAAAGTTAGGCCCTGCGATCTTGAAAGGAACCAGGAAATCTCACTGCATTACAGGGACTTTGACTAG
- the LOC120452493 gene encoding prolyl 4-hydroxylase subunit alpha-1 isoform X1, translating into MADFDMAADWRLMFLLGILLLVGMAVNGEVYTALAEMEELLETEAVLITNLEGYIRVQEDKLNFLKNKMDEYQREHSDASNDITAYVSNPINAYLLTKRLTTDWRQVENLMEHDVGTDFVQNITQYRSLLKFPSDEDLNGAAVALLRLQDTYQLDTSSVARGKLNGIQYSTEMSSDDCFELGRQSYVNHDYYHTVLWMNEAMARMLEEPSNHTQSFTKADILEYLAFSTYKEGNIESALTMTNELLQLLPHHERANGNKRFYEKEIAQQLQLSKMKGDDGTDEMPKSDLPVAKSDPAIFDMTERRAYEMLCRGELKPSPSELRPLRCRYVSNGVPFLRLGPLKLEEAHADPYIVIYHDAMYDSEIDVIKRMARPRFRRATVQNSVTGALETANYRISKSAWLKTHEDRVIGTVVQRTADMTGLDMESAEELQVVNYGIGGHYEPHFDFARKEEERAFEGLNLGNRIATVLFYMSDVEQGGATVFTSLHTALFPRKGTAAFWMNLHRDGQGDVRTRHAACPVLTGTKWVSNKWIHERGQEFRRPCDLEEDHGEFAI; encoded by the exons ACTTTGACATGGCAGCGGACTGGCGACTGATGTTCCTGCTCGGAATCCTGCTCCTGGTGGGCATGGCCGTGAATGGAGAGGTGTACACGGCCTTGGCCGAGATGGAGGAACTGCTGGAGACGGAAGCCGTGCTGATTACCAACTTGGAGGGCTACATACGCGTCCAGGAGGACAAGCTGAACTTTCTCAAAAA CAAGATGGACGAGTACCAGCGGGAGCACTCGGATGCCTCCAATGACATAACCGCCTATGTATCCAATCCCATTAACGCCTACCTGCTGACCAAGCGGCTGACCACCGACTGGCGCCAGGTGGAGAACCTGATGGAGCACGACGTGGGCACGGACTTCGTGCAGAACATCACCCAGTATCGCAGCCTCCTCAAGTTCCCCTCCGACGAGGATCTCAATGGCGCGGCGGTGGCGCTGCTCCGCCTGCAGGACACCTACCAACTGGACACTTCGAGTGTGGCGCGGGGCAAGCTGAATGGCATTCAGTACAG CACGGAAATGTCCTCGGACGACTGCTTCGAGTTGGGGAGACAGTCGTACGTGAACCACGACTACTACCACACGGTGCTCTGGATGAACGAGGCGATGGCCCGCATGCTGGAGGAGCCTTCCAACCATACCCAGAGCTTCACCAAGGCCGACATCCTCGAGTACCTGGCCTTCTCCACCTACAAGGAGG GCAACATTGAGAGCGCCCTGACCATGACCAACGAGCTGCTCCAACTGCTGCCACATCACGAGCGAGCCAATGGCAACAAGCGCTTCTACGAGAAGGAGATTgcccagcagctgcagctgagCAAGATGAAGGGCGACGACGGCACCGATGAGATGCCCAAGTCCGACTTG CCCGTGGCCAAGAGTGATCCGGCCATCTTCGATATGACAGAGCGCCGCGCCTACGAGATGTTGTGCAGGGGCGAACTGAAGCCATCGCCATCGGAGCTGCGACCTCTGCGATGCCGTTATGTCAGCAACGGTGTGCCCTTCCTGCGTCTGGGTCCGCTCAAGCTGGAGGAGGCCCACGCGGATCCGTACATTGTGATCTATCACGATGCCATGTACGACAGCGAGATCGATGTGATCAAGCGCATGGCACGCCCCAGATTCCGCAGGGCCACGGTGCAGAACTCCGTGACCGGAGCCTTGGAGACGGCGAACTACAGGATCAGCAAGTCCGCCTGGCTGAAGACCCACGAGGATCGGGTGATTGGAACGGTGGTGCAGCGCACGGCGGACATGACTGGCCTGGACATGGAATCCGCCGAGGAGCTGCAGGTGGTCAACTACGGCATTGGAGGTCACTACGAGCCGCACTTTGACTTTGCCCGG AAGGAGGAGGAACGCGCCTTTGAGGGTCTTAATCTGGGCAACCGCATTGCCACCGTTTTATTCTAC ATGAGTGATGTGGAGCAGGGAGGCGCCACTGTCTTTACTTCCCTGCACACCGCCCTGTTTCCCAGGAAGGGAACGGCTGCTTTCTGGATGAATCTCCACAGAGATGGACAGGGCGACGTGAGGACGCGCCATGCCGCCTGTCCCGTACTTACAGGCACCAAGTGGG TGTCCAACAAGTGGATCCACGAGCGGGGCCAGGAGTTCCGCCGACCCTGCGACTTGGAGGAGGATCACGGCGAGTTCGCCATCTAA
- the LOC120454077 gene encoding prolyl 4-hydroxylase subunit alpha-1, with the protein MLERHSLYFGIFQLIIWVGVANGEFYSSVDSMQDLAQVEEELLNATRSYLESQQKQLDFYRRYVEQIKREHEWATSQLKLDEYLGHPLHALRLLKRLVRDWDALIFEPIVANDAREKFRAFVEVLSRDLGYPDQSELQGAIKGLARQQKVYNLPTSDLADGIINGFPYESDLQWRECYEIGVQLFDLKEYKKSLEWLQVALILLQSSSRTEKDADHYVADIREYASMANYELGNPKKAGRLLNQILDKQPTHSAQQTRKYLESREPGKNVRETNPSWFANYTRLCQGRRLPEERSGNPLKCYLDGKRHAYFTLAPLQVEPVHLDPDINVYHGMLSSKHIQSIFEEADKEEMVRSAVAGDGGARTVKDLRVSQQTWLDYKSPVMKSVGRIIEFVSGFDMAGAEFMQVANYGVGGQYEPHPDYFEVNLPEEFIGDRISTSMFYLSDVEQGGYTVFTKLNVFLPPVKGALVMWHNLHRSLDVDARTLHAGCPVIVGSKRIGNIWMHSGYQEFRRPCGLTSDSYKSVGYRD; encoded by the exons ATGTTGGAACGACACAGTCTTTACTTTGGGATTTTCCAGCTTATTATTTGGGTTGGAGTAGCGAATGGAGAGTTTTACTCATCGGTGGACAGTATGCAGGATCTGGCACAAGTGGAAGAGGAACTGCTAAATGCCACGCGTTCGTACTTGGAGTCCCAGCAAAAGCAGCTTGACTTCTACCGCAG gTATGTGGAGCAAATAAAACGGGAACATGAGTGGGCGACATCGCAGTTGAAACTGGATGAGTATCTCGGCCATCCTTTGCACGCCCTCAGATTGCTCAAGCGATTGGTTCGGGATTGGGATGCGCTGATCTTTGAACCCATAGTGGCCAACGACGCCAGAGAAA AGTTTCGCGCATTCGTGGAGGTTCTGAGCAGGGACTTGGGCTACCCTGATCAATCTGAGCTCCAGGGAGCCATCAAGGGCTTGGCCAGGCAGCAGAAGGTCTACAATCTCCCAACCTCGGACTTGGCCGATGGCATCATCAATGGTTTTCCCTACGAGTCGGATCTGCAATGGCGTGAATGCTACGAAATCGGAGTGCAGCTCTTCGATCTTAAGGAGTATAAGAAATCCCTGGAATGGCTGCAAGTGGCACTTATCCTTCTTCAGAGTAGTTCAAGAACGGAAAAAGATGCGGATCACTACGTTGCAGATATCCGGGAGTATGCATCCATGGCCAATTATGAGTTGGGCAATCCGAAGAAGGCCGGAAGACTACTGAACCAGATCCTTGATAAGCAACCCACACACTCCGCGCAGCAAACTCGAAAGTATCTGGAGAGCAGGGAGCCGGGGAAGAATGTCCGGGAGACGAACCCCTCGTGGTTTGCCAACTACACGAGGCTATGCCAGGGCAGAAGATTACCCGAGGAGCGAAGTGGTAATCCCTTGAAATGCTACCTGGATGGAAAACGCCATGCTTACTTCACCCTGGCGCCACTGCAAGTGGAGCCGGTGCACCTGGATCCGGACATCAATGTCTATCACGGCATGCTGAGCTCCAAGCACATTCAGTCCATCTTCGAGGAGGCAGACAAGGAGGAGATGGTTCGGTCCGCCGTTGCAGGAGATGGTGGAGCACGCACCGTGAAGGATCTGCGGGTCAGTCAGCAAACCTGGCTGGACTACAAGTCGCCGGTGATGAAGTCCGTGGGTCGGATCATTGAGTTTGTATCCGGATTCGATATGGCCGGAGCCGAGTTTATGCAGGTGGCCAACTACGGCGTTGGAGGGCAGTACGAGCCGCATCCGGACTACTTTGAGGTCAATCTGCCGGAGGAGTTCATTGGAGATCGCATCTCCACCAGCATGTTCTAT CTCTCTGACGTGGAACAAGGTGGTTATACCGTCTTCACCAAGCTAAATGTGTTCCTGCCACCTGTGAAAGGAGCTCTGGTCATGTGGCACAATCTGCATCGATCCCTGGATGTGGATGCTCGCACTTTGCACGCCGGCTGTCCAGTCATCGTGGGTTCCAAACGGA TTGGCAACATTTGGATGCACTCGGGCTACCAGGAGTTCCGTCGTCCTTGCGGCCTCACCTCAGATAGCTACAAGTCAGTTGGCTATCGGGATTAG
- the LOC120453571 gene encoding serine protease 1-like, which yields MKVFVFLALAVAAATAIPTPQQKLVPTPVKDLKIEGRITNGYPAYEGKVPYIVGLLFSGNGNWWCGGSIIGNTWVLTAAHCTNGASGVTINYGASLRNQPQYTHWVGGGDIIQHHHYNSGNLHNDISLIRTPHVDFWHLVNKVELPSYNDRYQDYAGWWAVASGWGGTYDGSPLPDWLQAVDVQIMSQSDCSRTWSLHDNMICINTDGGRSTCQGDSGGPLVTHEGNRLVGVTSFVSAGGCQSGAPAVFSRVTGYLDWIRDNTGISY from the coding sequence ATGAAAGTGTTCGTATTCCTGGCTCTGGCCGTGGCAGCCGCCACTGCCATCCCAACCCCGCAGCAGAAGTTGGTGCCCACTCCGGTGAAGGACCTGAAGATCGAGGGTCGCATCACCAACGGCTACCCAGCCTACGAGGGCAAGGTGCCCTACATCGTGGGTCTGCTCTTCAGTGGAAACGGAAACTGGTGGTGCGGTGGCTCCATCATTGGCAACACCTGGGTCCTGACCGCCGCCCACTGCACCAACGGAGCCAGTGGAGTGACCATCAACTACGGAGCCAGTCTGCGCAACCAGCCCCAGTACACCCATTGGGTGGGCGGTGGCGACATCATCCAGCACCACCACTACAACAGCGGCAACCTGCACAACGACATCTCCCTGATCCGCACCCCGCACGTCGACTTCTGGCACCTGGTCAACAAGGTGGAGCTGCCCAGCTACAACGACCGCTACCAGGACTACGCCGGATGGTGGGCCGTTGCCTCCGGATGGGGCGGCACCTACGATGGCAGCCCACTGCCCGACTGGCTCCAGGCCGTCGATGTCCAGATCATGTCCCAGAGCGACTGCAGCCGCACCTGGTCTCTCCACGACAACATGATCTGCATCAACACCGACGGAGGACGGTCCACCTGTCAAGGTGACTCTGGTGGCCCCCTGGTCACACACGAGGGCAACCGCCTGGTCGGAGTGACCTCCTTCGTGTCCGCCGGTGGCTGCCAGTCTGGTGCTCCCGCTGTCTTCAGCCGTGTCACCGGCTACTTGGACTGGATCCGCGACAACACCGGCATCTCGTACTAA
- the LOC120452491 gene encoding probable serine/threonine-protein kinase yakA yields MSQHNYTNPAFCQNSEFYPVPTGNSVSRVESIYNRSLQMNFGAAPPRATLDPREGPLRMQRSMSTRSVTRKQYHQQQQQQQQQQQQQQQQHLQQQQQQHLQPLHQQHQPHQQQSSSGRYALVPLEELNSSRASRYAIVPGQAAQRLARSQDNLDRYGSRHGLHEEEEPHSFHEEPHQETQFASLPPILNLPSRPRNINNNTNLNPNPNQIKHAFSSDFGSKTFLIVDKNSNQRYQMVPTAEDEELVDENQEIIQMHNGRAHRYAVVPTDADDDELAEEQEQQETCLSNMELSRQYAARTSTPQQKNAAAATRALHELLTTPRKMQPPPRLAHSTPRNAAHHEQLQLERRLEIYKSQQIYQSQQVGAVVGVPPALPLRQNRLSPQRLHYETVKPLPMQIADRSMAVISPRVQEQEQGQGQEQDREQDMSSIQGKGKKSSSYPQKMANATITLAVVSLMLVLGSTMNAGLIIYMIAHLGKSFYLQFSLVASFSGMGLGFLGFKSRHCEWLPNRSYSSGYILVTVFCLFKSCGLLVILVVDPFPGFPVHDVTTGVILGLSTFTMFFIGLGVLGSLWCHRPPPDNRVNVV; encoded by the exons ATGTCGCAGCACAACTATACGAATCCGGCCTTCTGCCAGAACAGCGAGTTTTATCCGGTGCCCACCGGTAACTCGGTCTCGCGAGTGGAGTCCATCTACAACAGAAGCCTCCAGATGAACTTTGGAGCGGCTCCTCCGCGCGCCACTCTTGATCCCCGCGAGGGTCCCCTGCGAATGCAGCGTAGCATGTCCACGCGCTCGGTGACGCGGAAACAAtaccaccaacagcagcagcaacagcaacagcagcagcaacagcaacagcagcaacatctgcagcagcaacagcagcaacatttgcAGCCGCTACACCAACAACACcagccgcatcagcagcaatcCTCTAGCGGTCGCTATGCCTTGGTGCCTCTGGAGGAGCTGAACAGCAGCAGGGCCAGCAGATACGCCATAGTTCCCGGACAGGCGGCCCAGCGCTTGGCCAGATCGCAGGATAATCTGGATCGCTATGGCTCCAGACATGGATTGCACGAAGAGGAGGAGCCGCACTCCTTCCACGAGGAACCCCACCAGGAGACACAGTTCGCCAGCTTGCCACCCATACTCAATTTGCCGTCCAGGCCCAGGAAtatcaacaacaacaccaatcTTAATCCCAATCCAAACCAGATTAAGCACGCTTTTAGCAGCGACTTTGGCAGCAAGACCTTCCTGATCGTGGATAAGAACAGCAACCAGAGGTACCAGATGGTGCCCACCGCCGAGGACGAGGAGTTGGTGGACGAGAACCAGGAGATCATACAGATGCACAATGGCCGTGCCCATCGCTATGCAGTGGTGCCCACGGATGCGGACGACGATGAGCtggcggaggagcaggagcagcaggagacCTGCCTGAGCAACATGGAACTGAGCAGGCAGTACGCTGCAAGGACCTCAACGCCGCAGCAAAAGAATGCAGCTGCCGCCACGAGGGCGTTGCATGAGCTGCTGACCACGCCCAGGAAGATGCAGCCGCCTCCGAGATTGGCGCACTCCACGCCCCGCAACGCCGCCCACcacgagcagctgcagctggagcgGCGCTTGGAGATCTACAAAAGCCAACAGATCTACCAAAGTCAGCAGGTTGGCGCCGTCGTTGGAGTGCCTCCAGCATTACCCCTGCGCCAGAACCGACTCTCCCCGCAGAGACTCCACTATGAGACGGTGAAGCCGCTGCCCATGCAGATCGCCGATCGATCCATGGCCGTCATCAGTCCCAGggtgcaggagcaggagcagggacagggacaggaGCAGGATCGGGAGCAGGACATGAGCAGCATCCAGGGCAAGGGCAAGAAGAGCAGCTCCTATCCGCAGAAGATGGCCAATGCCACCATTACCCTGGCCGTGGTCTCCCTGATGCTCGTCCTGGGCAGCACCATGAATGCGGGGCTCATCATCTACATGATAGCACAC CTGGGAAAGTCCTTTTACCTGCAGTTCAGCCTGGTGGCCTCCTTCTCGGGAATGGGACTCGGCTTCCTGGGCTTCAAGTCGCGCCATTGCGAGTGGCTGCCGAACAGGAGCTATAGCTCCGGCTATATCCTGGTCACCGTGTTTTGCCTCTTCAAGTCCTGCGGACTGCTGGTGATACTCGTGGTGGATCCGTTTCCGGGATTTCCGGTCCACGATGTGACCACTGGCGTCATACTGGGCCTGTCCACCTTCACCATGTTCTTCATCGGATTGGGAGTGCTGGGCAGCTTGTGGTGCCACCGACCGCCGCCAGACAACCGCGTCAACGTGGTCTAA
- the LOC120452493 gene encoding prolyl 4-hydroxylase subunit alpha-1 isoform X2 translates to MAADWRLMFLLGILLLVGMAVNGEVYTALAEMEELLETEAVLITNLEGYIRVQEDKLNFLKNKMDEYQREHSDASNDITAYVSNPINAYLLTKRLTTDWRQVENLMEHDVGTDFVQNITQYRSLLKFPSDEDLNGAAVALLRLQDTYQLDTSSVARGKLNGIQYSTEMSSDDCFELGRQSYVNHDYYHTVLWMNEAMARMLEEPSNHTQSFTKADILEYLAFSTYKEGNIESALTMTNELLQLLPHHERANGNKRFYEKEIAQQLQLSKMKGDDGTDEMPKSDLPVAKSDPAIFDMTERRAYEMLCRGELKPSPSELRPLRCRYVSNGVPFLRLGPLKLEEAHADPYIVIYHDAMYDSEIDVIKRMARPRFRRATVQNSVTGALETANYRISKSAWLKTHEDRVIGTVVQRTADMTGLDMESAEELQVVNYGIGGHYEPHFDFARKEEERAFEGLNLGNRIATVLFYMSDVEQGGATVFTSLHTALFPRKGTAAFWMNLHRDGQGDVRTRHAACPVLTGTKWVSNKWIHERGQEFRRPCDLEEDHGEFAI, encoded by the exons ATGGCAGCGGACTGGCGACTGATGTTCCTGCTCGGAATCCTGCTCCTGGTGGGCATGGCCGTGAATGGAGAGGTGTACACGGCCTTGGCCGAGATGGAGGAACTGCTGGAGACGGAAGCCGTGCTGATTACCAACTTGGAGGGCTACATACGCGTCCAGGAGGACAAGCTGAACTTTCTCAAAAA CAAGATGGACGAGTACCAGCGGGAGCACTCGGATGCCTCCAATGACATAACCGCCTATGTATCCAATCCCATTAACGCCTACCTGCTGACCAAGCGGCTGACCACCGACTGGCGCCAGGTGGAGAACCTGATGGAGCACGACGTGGGCACGGACTTCGTGCAGAACATCACCCAGTATCGCAGCCTCCTCAAGTTCCCCTCCGACGAGGATCTCAATGGCGCGGCGGTGGCGCTGCTCCGCCTGCAGGACACCTACCAACTGGACACTTCGAGTGTGGCGCGGGGCAAGCTGAATGGCATTCAGTACAG CACGGAAATGTCCTCGGACGACTGCTTCGAGTTGGGGAGACAGTCGTACGTGAACCACGACTACTACCACACGGTGCTCTGGATGAACGAGGCGATGGCCCGCATGCTGGAGGAGCCTTCCAACCATACCCAGAGCTTCACCAAGGCCGACATCCTCGAGTACCTGGCCTTCTCCACCTACAAGGAGG GCAACATTGAGAGCGCCCTGACCATGACCAACGAGCTGCTCCAACTGCTGCCACATCACGAGCGAGCCAATGGCAACAAGCGCTTCTACGAGAAGGAGATTgcccagcagctgcagctgagCAAGATGAAGGGCGACGACGGCACCGATGAGATGCCCAAGTCCGACTTG CCCGTGGCCAAGAGTGATCCGGCCATCTTCGATATGACAGAGCGCCGCGCCTACGAGATGTTGTGCAGGGGCGAACTGAAGCCATCGCCATCGGAGCTGCGACCTCTGCGATGCCGTTATGTCAGCAACGGTGTGCCCTTCCTGCGTCTGGGTCCGCTCAAGCTGGAGGAGGCCCACGCGGATCCGTACATTGTGATCTATCACGATGCCATGTACGACAGCGAGATCGATGTGATCAAGCGCATGGCACGCCCCAGATTCCGCAGGGCCACGGTGCAGAACTCCGTGACCGGAGCCTTGGAGACGGCGAACTACAGGATCAGCAAGTCCGCCTGGCTGAAGACCCACGAGGATCGGGTGATTGGAACGGTGGTGCAGCGCACGGCGGACATGACTGGCCTGGACATGGAATCCGCCGAGGAGCTGCAGGTGGTCAACTACGGCATTGGAGGTCACTACGAGCCGCACTTTGACTTTGCCCGG AAGGAGGAGGAACGCGCCTTTGAGGGTCTTAATCTGGGCAACCGCATTGCCACCGTTTTATTCTAC ATGAGTGATGTGGAGCAGGGAGGCGCCACTGTCTTTACTTCCCTGCACACCGCCCTGTTTCCCAGGAAGGGAACGGCTGCTTTCTGGATGAATCTCCACAGAGATGGACAGGGCGACGTGAGGACGCGCCATGCCGCCTGTCCCGTACTTACAGGCACCAAGTGGG TGTCCAACAAGTGGATCCACGAGCGGGGCCAGGAGTTCCGCCGACCCTGCGACTTGGAGGAGGATCACGGCGAGTTCGCCATCTAA
- the LOC120453413 gene encoding serine protease 1-like: MSCKTKLSKMKLFVFLALAVAAATAIPTPQQKLVPTPVKDLKIEGRITNGYPAYEGKVPYIVGLLFSGNGNWWCGGSIIGNTWVLTAAHCTNGASGVTINYGASLRNQPQYTHWVGGGDIIQHHHYNSGNLHNDISLIRTPHVDFWHLVNKVELPSYNDRYQDYAGWWAVASGWGGTYDGSPLPDWLQAVDVQIMSQSDCSRTWSLHDNMICINTDGGRSTCQGDSGGPLVTHEGNRLVGVTSFGSGAGCQAGHPAVFSRVTGYLDWIRDNTGISY, translated from the coding sequence ATGAGTTGTAAGACCAAGTTGTCCAAGATGAAACTGTTCGTATTCCTGGCTCTGGCCGTGGCAGCCGCCACTGCCATCCCAACCCCGCAGCAGAAGTTGGTGCCCACTCCGGTGAAGGACCTCAAGATCGAGGGTCGCATCACCAACGGCTACCCAGCCTACGAGGGCAAGGTGCCCTACATCGTGGGTCTGCTGTTCAGTGGAAACGGAAACTGGTGGTGCGGTGGCTCGATCATCGGCAACACCTGGGTCCTGACCGCCGCCCACTGCACCAACGGAGCCAGTGGAGTGACCATCAACTACGGAGCCAGTCTGCGCAACCAGCCCCAGTACACCCACTGGGTGGGCGGTGGCGACATCATCCAGCACCACCACTACAACAGCGGCAACCTGCACAACGACATCTCCCTGATCCGCACCCCGCACGTCGACTTCTGGCACCTGGTCAACAAGGTGGAGCTGCCCAGCTACAACGACCGCTACCAGGACTACGCCGGATGGTGGGCCGTTGCCTCCGGATGGGGCGGCACCTACGATGGCAGCCCACTGCCCGACTGGCTCCAGGCCGTCGATGTCCAGATCATGTCCCAGAGCGACTGCAGCCGCACCTGGTCTCTCCACGACAACATGATCTGCATCAACACCGACGGAGGACGGTCCACCTGCCAGGGTGACTCTGGTGGCCCATTGGTCACACACGAGGGCAACCGCCTGGTCGGAGTGACCTCCTTCGGCTCCGGCGCCGGCTGCCAGGCTGGCCACCCCGCCGTCTTCTCCCGCGTCACCGGTTACTTGGACTGGATTCGTGACAACACCGGCATCTCCTACTAA